In the Acidobacteriota bacterium genome, CAAGGCCCCGGAAGCCCGCGGGGAATCCTTCGAAGACTGTCCCGCAAGCAACGCAGCTGGCGCCAGCCGGCGCCACCTGCCGCCCGAACCGGCCGGGGTTCCCCTCTCGTTCGGGCTGACGTCAGGGCTCCGCCCCGACACCCTGGCGAGGAAGAGAGGAGGTTCGCCGTGACCGAAGCCGAGAGCGCCCCCAGCCCGAGACCCGGCCTCCGTCCCCACCGGGTCCACGTCCGCTTCTCCACGGAGGAGTACGGCCACCTTCGACAGCAGTGCCACATCGCGAACCGGGGACCGGCCGACTTCCTCCGGTGCGCGGCCAAGGGGATCCAGCTCAAGGCGGTCCCACGCTTTCCCGAGGACGTTCAGCGGGCGCTGAAGAGCTTCGGGGGCAACCTCAACCAGCTCGCCCACCAAGCCAACCTCGGGAGCGTGGACAAGGCGGAGGTGGAGGCCCTCCGGGCGGAGGTGAGCCGCCTCCTGAGCGCCCTCCGCGGCTGAGGGATGCCCGTCCTGAAGATCTCCTTCGGTGACAGGAGCGCCAAGA is a window encoding:
- the mobC gene encoding plasmid mobilization relaxosome protein MobC; translation: MTEAESAPSPRPGLRPHRVHVRFSTEEYGHLRQQCHIANRGPADFLRCAAKGIQLKAVPRFPEDVQRALKSFGGNLNQLAHQANLGSVDKAEVEALRAEVSRLLSALRG